The genomic stretch AAttagttgtgtccatgttttagCTAGCAGTCTATTgcaatcatatgactcgtggagacTTGTGAGGGCCGGAGCTAACTTTGAAGCTCCTTCCAGactgtcaactcaccatttgaagccaaTAGAGAAAATAATATGTGATAATGTTCCCTGTCTTCAGAGATATCTGTCATGTTTTGGCGCTTGGATGCAGGCAGATTTTTGTAGACGATCCTAAATTATTTTTGGAAATTAGATCTGTTGCGAACTACCGTGAGTTGCAGAGGTACGTTGACCTTTTCTGCGATGGGTGTTCCAAAAATCTACTGACCATTAGTGTGACAAAATCGTTATCTCATTCACCCGGAAAAAATCCAATTGTGTAAAAATACACGATTAATGGTGAATTTGATTGTATATTTGTTGTAAAAGATCTTTGTGTACTATTAAACTACTGGGATAGATTAAACATAGAGATACACTTGTTTTTGAACATAAAAGCATTTATTCCAAAACACTGTGGAGAGTAAACATATATTTTCATAGAAAACAGCCATACAGAGTAGAATTGTAACCGTTGTCAAGGCATGAAAGTACGAAATCGTCTGTGGCATCGCCATTGAAGTTCATTGTGTCCTCTGCGGAAATATGTTATCGCACTTCACTGCCTTCGGGTAACGCTAGATGTGAGATCGGACAATGTTGGTCCAGCTCCTGACAGTCGGTTGATTTTAAGTATGGAAAATACAACTCATCACCCTCCGGTAAACTGTTAGAACCAGTGGAACTAGCGTCAGAGTCGCTGTGTACACATATAAATGGTTATAATATGTGGAATTAGGTGGGTAATTAGAACAGAACTGATTCACACTCGGTAGTAATACACTGAACAGGCAATTATCAACGAAATATACttacgtgaaaatttttttgaacagtTTAAACAACATTCCACTTTTAGGTGTGACGGCTTTCGATATTTCACAAAAAGTTCTCAAAATGCACGCCCGTCCATCAAATCCGTGTCTGCAAGTTAAGATCtaaagtaaataatttttttgaacaatattttggtaaaACACGGACGATTGGATCATTTCGCTGATACTATTATGTAGATCCCGTTTAGTGATTCTTAGTCCCGGCGGATTGGTGAATTCAACATTCCAACGATATCCAACGCCTTGAGCCCAGATATTTGTTGAATCTACCGCTCTATCTTTGACGTTACATCGAGCCTGTGTATTAAAGAATTACAAATATTAATAGTTACAAAAATTTAGATTAAACAAACTCACGAAGCCCCTGGAAATATCCCgaaaaattaaataccgctTTCGACGCGTCAGAACCCTTGTGGAGTTGCTATATTCGTTGACTTCCA from Wyeomyia smithii strain HCP4-BCI-WySm-NY-G18 chromosome 3, ASM2978416v1, whole genome shotgun sequence encodes the following:
- the LOC129732198 gene encoding uncharacterized protein LOC129732198 encodes the protein MKLTRCLLVVAVVAFEIAVIYGSSGVEVNEYSNSTRVLTRRKRYLIFRDISRGFARCNVKDRAVDSTNIWAQGVGYRWNVEFTNPPGLRITKRDLHNSISEMIQSHGFDGRACILRTFCEISKAVTPKSGMLFKLFKKIFTDSDASSTGSNSLPEGDELYFPYLKSTDCQELDQHCPISHLALPEGSEVR